The nucleotide window ATTCATTTCATTAGGCCAAGGCCCGTCTTCTAGAACCAGTTTGAAAGTCCCACGaccgctctcctcctccttacGTGGGCTAGCAGAGTTAATCAGTGGCCCCACTGGAGATTTCCAGCCTTCTCTGGGCAGAGCTGGTGTTTCTGATCTGGCTGCCTTCAGTTTTCCTCCAGGCGGTGGCAGGACTTCCGAGGCTGCCAGGGGTTTTGAAAAATGCCTCGTGCTGTCTGGGCCGAACACTCTCGGGTGTCAATGGGGCTGGTGACTATTTAGAAAGGGAAAACAACTGAGGTGAGGTGAAAGCAACAACGGCACGTGTGCTGGCCTCAACGCATCGGAAGCACTTTTCTTAGCCCTGCCAATTTaccagtttaagactgtgagccccacgtgggacaacttgatcactttgtatcctccccagtgcttagaacagtgccttgcacctagtaagcgcttaacaaatgccatcatcattattattattattattactattattaccaaagCCTCAATAACGAGATTtcactaataataacattaacaattatctagtggaaagaccatgggtctgggttctaatccatcaccatcactggtctgttgtgtgaccttgggctagtcacttcacttttctatgcctttgTTACCTTgctataaaatgcagattaagactaggagccctattgtaagacagggactatgtccaacctggctatcttatatctaccccagggcttagtacagtgcctggcacatagtaagcaccttaacaaataccacaaaaatcataatattgatgataattcTGTAATTAAGTTCTGATTAgatattgtcctaagtgctgcattatgcactgtagtaagcactggggtaaataataacaataattctagtatttgttaaacacttactgtgtgccagacactgtactaagcactggggtggatgcaagcaaatcaggctggatgcagtccttgtcccacgtggggctcagagtctcaaaccccattttacagatgaggaaaccgaggcagagagaagcaaagtgacttgccgaaggtcacatggcagacaagtggcggagacaggattagaacccacaaccggtctattcactacaccatgctgcttcccattaagcagacactgtccctatcccacatggggctcatggtctaaggagggggagaacaggattctaatccccattttacaagatgaggaaactgaggcacagagaagtgacttgaccgcaGTTCCCACAGGGGCCCTGTTTCTCGGGCCTGTGTTTGACGCTCCTTGATAAGAGAACAAACTTCAAGGCATCAAAGTAATCTGTGAAAGAATATTTTTGGCCACTGCATAACGCTGCTCTCTGGTAAAGAAAGCAGTCCCCCCAAACTGCAGATGAGGAGTAGTTGGTGATCATTAAGAGGACAAAAGTTCGAACTAGTTTCTACTGAtcttgggcctagaagtcagaaggtcatgaattctaaacccagcacctccacttgtctgctgtgtggccttgggtaagtcactttgcttctctgtgcttcagttacctcatctgtaaaatggggatgaagtctgtgagccctgtgcgagacagggacttgtgtccaacccgatttgcttgtaaccaccacagtgcttaattcagtgcctggcacatgttaagtgcttaacaaatagcataattattattattatcatcattattttgcaACTTTGCCTCTTGACTGGAGGCTTTCCACTTATCCAACTCAGAAGGAGGGCTTTACAAGTCTTATCAAACCCAACCACTACATGCCCGAAGTCAGGCAAAGGTTGGATTGGCACAGCACTGAGTAGCCCAATGTGCTAGCCAATTTGCCGCAAGGCACATTACTAGCATAGCCCCATTCCAATAGTATTCTAGGACTGGATGACTCTGCTCTTTTGTCATCCCATCTCAGAATTTGGTGGCCCCCCCTCAGCCCTCCCTGGCTTCCTCATAATTCAGATTCAAAGAAATTACAGGACTCACCTGTGGGAATTTCACAATCGTGACCGGCTGTCCCAAGCAAATGGGAGAATCTGGTTTCACAGGATTACGAGATCTTGTCAACACCGGGCTCAGGTGGACTGGAGATTGAGCGCGAGGCTGGGGCTCAGCAGGCGGGAGTTGGGCCGCTTTGGGGTTCACCACGGCTGTGTTGCCAATGAGAACGTGAGCCGTGGGTGCCAGACCAGGCATACCAAAATTCAAGGATCCGGGATTAGGAAGGCCACCAGCAGAAGGAAGAGCGCTTGTGATGGCGGGAGAATAGATCACAGGGAAGGGTGCCAGGGCTGTAGAGGGCACCACCATGCAAGGGACGTTTAAGGAGGTCAACTGGCTCATAGACGGACCAACAGTAGCAGGGGTCTGATTTGTCGAAAGCAGGAAATTAAGACCATTTAGCCCTAAAACCCAAACAGAAGCAGCAAAAGAGAATTAATTAAGGATTTTTGGGACTTCATATCAAGACCCCATCATAAAGCGTTCAAGCTCATTTCCCTGCTGGCTTGCTTACAAATTGAACTGCAAGTAATATAAGCACACCTGGTTTCTGTATAATACAGGGCTTGCTGTCTTACAGAACCTTATATTAGAGAAATGGGTGCTGCAGTGCTCACTTTGTTGATTCCACGTTTTCATGCACAAAAGTGCCTGCCTGTCGGTTGAGCGTTTTCTATTTCCTGGACTGTGCTGGGGTCGGAACGTACAGTGAAAACACAAGTTAAGGCAACtcaacaaagcacttaacaactccTTGAATATTCATAGTGCGTTTTCTGTAAGAAACTCAAAAGTGATTTTCCCACCATCCTCCCCCAAATACAAAGCATTAATAACCCCATTGCATAAAGAAGCTAAACAATTTATGTACAGTGTGACCACTACCCTTACAcatatttaatttaaaaaatctTCAAGCACATCATATAAACACCAGATACATGGGGCTCTAGGCTCAGTTAATGCCTTACCAACTGCAGACTGCACAAACAGATACTGTGGGAGAGATGGATTTTTCAGGTGAAGGTTTCCTTGCTCCTCTGTGGAATTTCCATGGTCTTCTATGCTTCTTGACGGATTTCCCGGTTCGTGAATATCTGAGTATGTGACTGCAGCCTTTTCTGAAATCTCATCAGTAGGGGAAGATTCTAGGCCAAGACAAGCATTTTCTAGTGGTACTGAATACGTGCTACCGAGTTTCTTGGGAGGGGGCTTCTGaaccaaaacaaaaacagaattacatacaaactaaaaataaaatcaatttattCTCAACCATCTcttaatcagttaatggtatttgttaagtgctaactgggtgcagggctctgtactaagtgcttgggagagtactggataccagaattggtagataagttccctgcccacaaggagattgtgacctagagggggagacagacagaaatgtaaataaattatggataggtaaataagtgttgtgtggctgagggtggggtgaatatgaagtgcctAAAGTGAACAGTTCCACGTGCACAGACAAACATTTAAAAGATAAAACATATCAGGAACTGGCAGTTCTATGTAGTGCTTTTTGAAAAACAGCATAGGAGAAGGCTTTAACCTTGCAgacctcccctttctcctgcaAACACTATCTAATCATGGTTTCTCTGACTCAATCCTCTCCtggatttccttcctctcctgctgctCACACCCTGTCTCTTTTATCTgctattcccctgcctccccctgctccctaaCTGTGGATACCTGTGATGGCCTATTCCACTGCCTCCACattgggtagggggaggagaaggaagccagGAGTGTCATTCCATGGGGCCCCTTTAAGTGTAAATACTTAGTCCAGCCAATCAGAGGGCAAGATTGGGGAGGaagtccatgagaagcagtgtggcctaatggatagattgtgggtctgggagttggaaggacctgggttctaatcctgactctgccgcttgtctgctgtgtgaccttggattactcgtttatcttctctgtgtctcagttacctcctctggaaaatggggacaaagactgtgtgccccatgcaggatatgtactgtattcaacttgattagcttgtatctatcccagtgcttagttcagtgcctggcacagactaagcacttaaaaaatagggcacagggagggattggagatgaTCCATGTTTATACCATGTTGATTGTATCTCCTGcccagattactgcatcggcctccttgctgacctcccagcctcctgtctctccccactccagttcatacttcactctgctgcccaaatcatttttctaccaaaacgttcaggacatgtcatcccgctcctcaaaaaactccagtgtttgcccgtccacctccacataataataataataatgatagcatttattaagcgcttactatgtgcaaagcactgttctaagcactggggaggttacaaggcaatcaggttgtcccccagggggctcacagtcttaatccccattttacagatgagggaactgaggcacagagaagttaagtgacttgcccaaagtcacatagctgacaagtggcggagccgggattcgaacccatgacctctggctccaaagcccgtgctctttccactgagctacgctgcttctaacccatcaaacaaaaactcctcacctttggctttaaagcactctaccaccttgccccctcctacctcacctcgctattctccttctgaaacccagcctgcacactttgctcctctagtgctaacattcttactgtgcctcggtctcactgTCTCGCCACCACCCCTTGGTGCatttcttgcctctggcctggaatgccctccctcctcaaatcggacagacaattattccccctctcttcaaagccttattgaaggcatatctactccaagaggccttcccagactagcccccctttcctcttctcccactcccttatgcgttgccttgacttgctccctttgttcttcccctccaggcccagctccaaagcacttatgcacatatctgtgatttatttatttgtattgatgtctgtctctgaatgaactgaatgactgaccgaaCAATGACTGTCAAGCCTTCGGTGGCTAGGATGAACCGTCTAGACATGCACGAGATGTAGATAGAGGTGTCTGCTCCCTTGGCCTTACCTTGGGCAGCACCAGGGAGAGGGGACCATCCTCCAGCTCATCGGTCTGCCTTTTGGTGGCTGGCTCGTTGGCTTCCAGAGACACACAGGCACGGCAGCTACGTATCGGAGGGCTCGTGGGGGAAGTGGGTGGCGGGTCCGTGGCCTCTGTCTCAGGGTCTGAATATCTACCGCCTCGTTCTGCGCCGGCGGTGAGTGGCGAGAGGCTCTCTGGGAGGCTTCCATACAGCATAAAGAGGGAAGCGGAGGGGACATAAACAAAAGGCTGATTGTTGAGCAGAGCAGGTTTTGCAGTCTCGAGTCCGGATGCCGCCGATGATGGCAGGACAGCTATGTGCCCGTTCAGACTGTTCGACAGAGAGACCTGGGGCAGGTCTGATTGGGCAACCGAAAACACCTGATGGGGTAAAGAGTTAAGGCAAAGTTCTGAGTCCAGGGGGAGAATAGGGAACAAAGGAATAGGGTCCATGTTTCTTGGAGTCAGTTTTTCAGTGACTGAACTTTCACTCCTAAAACACAAAGAAAAGGAAAGCAATTAATACACTATTAGTTACATGTACCTAAGTTcaaataaatgcaattcattAAAAATGGTACGCtcaattctttcttttttttttttttttgccatagcTACTTACTGGTAATCACTTCCAGCCCAGTGAGAATTGAGtttagttcattctttcattaactcattcaattggatttattgagtgtttactgtgtgcagagcactgtactaagtgcttgggagagtacaataataaacagatatattcccttcccacgatgagcttacagtctagaggaggggagacaggcactaatataaataaataaattacagatatatacataagtactttggggctggaaaggggaataaacaaagggagcaagtcagagtgaggcagaacggagtgggagaagaggaaaggggggcttagtcagggaaggcctcttggaggagatgtgtcctcaataaggctttgaaggtggggagagtaaagcaAATCCCAAGTATCTGTCTTATTGTGATTGAAATGGTTAGAGAACAACAAAATTATGcttgaaataaattatatatgataTGAAAATATTAACATCTTCTGGGCCCTTAGAAAATAAACATCTTATCTTCCCTGAAGCTCAAGGGAAGTAAAGTAGTTGACACTAAATGGGGCAAAATATTCTTTTAATGGATTTTTTTGTAGGAGTGTCCATTTTTTTACTTGTCTGCAATGGACCAGTCTAGTCCACGAGAAAGACAGTTTTGCAGGCATGATCCATGGGCATCATTTGAACCCatgcagcacggcgtagtggatagagcacaggccggggaatcagaaggtcatgcgttctaatccccattccatcacttgtctactgtgtgaccgtgggcaaatcacttcaattctctctgcctcagttacctcatctgtaaaatggagattgaacctgtgagccccatatgggacagggactgcgtcctacttgatttgcttgtatccacccctgtgctcagtgcagtgcctggtacatagtaagcacttaacaaataccatcattagtattattaacctgCTAAGGGAGCTCTGATATCAGCCCAGCTCCCTGACTGACAGAGTGCATTTCCAATCTTTATTCCTCTCCCTAGCcctgtgctgggttgtagtagggctAACCCAAGACGGTCTTCCACCATCTAGGCCTGCTATTTCTAAATGACAGACACTCAGAAAATGAAAGCAAATAAGGCATATTAGCCAGTCTAAGCTGAAACATAACGTTTTAGCTTTTAACTTTCCATTCAAATTGATTTGTGGATGTCATCTACTATAGTGCAACAGCTCACCATCAGGAAGCTGATCAATTAGGAAATACAAACTCACAGCCCTCAAAAAGCAGTCTCGGTTTCCAAAACACTGCCTCTGCAGTCACACCTAGATCAATGGgtggattgatcaatcagttgatcgGTGATTGATAACATTCATTGAGGGCCCATTGTGTGTgaagaatactgtgctaagcacatgagTGAGTACCAGAGTTAGAAGGCACCAACTTCTAGACCAACAGGGGAAATGATaattatagtgataatgatgataataataataataataataatagtatttgtttagcactttttgtcaagcactgttctaagagcagtggTAGATACAttttaaccaggtcagacacacatagggctcacaatctaagcaggagagagaacaggtatctctccttttcagctgaggaaactgagacacagagaaattatgtgatttacccaaggccacacagcaagcaagtggcagaacagggattaaaatccaggtcctctgatgccgaggcccaggctctttgcccTAGGCCATAAAACAAGATGGATTTCATACATTCCACATAAACTGACAAAGCCACTATCTGCTCTTGAAAATGAGCATGAAAATGTTTTAGCATCAAGACACTGGCGGATGGGGGAATTCATTTTTCAACTGGATACTTATTTATCCATAAGCATCCTCAGCCAATGGGGAAATTCCCTCCCCCAACTCAATTTAAGGAGAAGGTGGAAAGGTTTTTATCATGTTTTCCTGAGGAAGCAGTTGAGAAAGGTGACTCAACGTGTCCACGGTCACATTGCTGTTGTTTGGTGAAAGCTCTTATCCAATCAATTAAccaaccatcaatggtatttgttgagtgcctactctgtgtacagcactgtattaagcatttgtgaACACCAGAAACAGAAGTtatggagcaggaggaagaatgcaGTTATAGTAGGTAGAGTAGCATGAGTGTGTCAGGAAGCTACTTATCACTGTGGCTTAGTGATAAGTAGCAtcgattactgagaagcagtgtggtttagtggcttgaacacgggcctgggaatcagaaggacctggattctaatcccacctcctccacatgtctgctgtgtgactatgggcaagtcactgaacttctctgggcctcggttacctcatctctacaactggaattaagagtgtgagccccatgtgggacagggactgggtcccacctgataaacttgcatccactccagtgcttagaacagtgcttggcacagagcaagagcttaacaagtaccctaataatgattattattaaggaatagctgaataaatcattgaatgtATAGGTAAACACATATGCATTAGTGCTGAGATTAGGCATGAAAACTTAAATGTTATTGGGTTGATAGGACTTAATCGAGTATGTCTTCTTGGAGGATGCagtattttaggagggctctgtcATACCATACCAGGTTTCCCACAGTGAGGTTAATTAAATTATCCTCATGCCACCGCAGAATGAGAATGTGTTAGCTGCCAAACTTTTCCCCTACAATGGAACCTCTTCAAACACATTAATAATAAGCAGAGATTTATACTCAGGAACATAAATGATAGAAAATAAGTTTAGATTTGAGGCTACATACTCTGGACATTGCTTGATCTTCTGTCTGCAGGCTGCTGAAAAATTTGCAATTTTCGAGCAGAATTCTTCTGAACCTACAAATCAGGATGAAAGATCAATAAGCACAAATAGAGATGTCCAAAACATTAATTGGATCCATTTACTTTGCACTCGATCTTAAAATTAAGTGGGAAATATTGGTAGGctagattttttaaaataaactctCGCTGAAGTTACAATTTCAAAATAAAGGTTTTTTGGGGGGTAAAGCATAATAAATGCTGAATAGATAACAGGGTTAGCCTATTGTTAGGGCCCCTTGCGAGATTTCTAGACCGCTGCACTGTTGACAACAAGGGGTTTGTCTCTTCGGCAGATGGATACCTCGCTTCTCCTCTCTGTGAGGGCTGCTGGGCTCAGAGCTTGCTTTCCTCTTGATCCCTTCCGAAGCCTGAACAGCATTAAAAGAGGAATGCCGGGCAAGTCTCTGTTTTGCACACGTCAGGTCCTGTGGACACAGTTCGCTCTTCAGTTTGGGTAAAGCAGATGTTGGAAGGTCCAGGAGCTGGTCATCTGAAAAAATGCAGAAGTTTGCAGAGGCATATTATGAAGACTGCAACTTCAGatgttgttctgagcactgaaggGCTAAAGAAACCAGAATAGTAatcagtagagaaacagcatggcctagtagatacagtatgggcccaggagtcaggacgtcaagggttctaatcctggctcgagctgctgtgtgaccttgggcaagtcacttcacttttctggatctcagttacctcatctgtaaaacggggatgaggagtTTAActtccatgtgggactgtgtccaacctgattgacttgtattcattcaattgtatttactgagcattcattgtgtgcagagcactgtactaaatgcttatctactccagagtttagtgccaggcactgtactcagagaagcataatggccaaagggaaagtgcacaggcctacgAGTCGGCGCTCTGTCacagtctgttgtgtgatcttgtgcaaatcacttcacttctgtgcctgttttctcaactgtaaagatggggattaaatatctgttcccttTTGCCAGTGGAacgggactgtgttcgacctgatgcctttgtatctaccccagcatttagtacagtgcttggagcatagtaagttttgaaaaaataccacaattattattactctgccatcTTCACAGTAGGCGAAAGCATCTTCGGTGAAACTGGATTTAGGGATGGATGAAGCTGGAGGGCTTTGGGGAGCCTCTCCACGTCCCCTCCCTTCCTGCAAGTGGAAGCGGGCCGGCTACATCTTTTCTGTCCTGATGGGGCAGCCGACATTTCTGGCTGGCAGGCTGGGTTTATAGAGAGCCAGACGCTTCCGCTATTCCAGTACATCCACCCCTTAAACTACCCACTCCATGGTTTGGTTCTGCTCTTGATAACCCCTTCCTGTTCGGGGCTACGAACCTCTGGTTTGCCCGGACCCAGCATCGACCCCAAACAAAGTAAAGCCAATGTTTATTTGCAGGAATGCTAAATGTGGGGCCATAGTCAATAGGCGGGGTATTTTAGGAATTACAGCATCTCGGAAACTTGGTTATTTTATTCTGGCCTGTGCAAGGTGCAGCCAGTACATGGCTGCATGTACATGGCAGCTGGTACGAAAAAAGAACGATTCAGAACAATAAAGGGGCAGGCTGAACAAATGTGTAGAGGTTGAGTGACACTAACGGGTTGAACTGGAAAGTATCTGAAATTCTGTTGGGCTTTTCTTCAAGGCCACATGAGTGTGCCACCACAAAAGTGATCATCCAAAAGGAATAGACTTGTCCCTGTCAGGGAGATCTACTCATTCTTTCATACCATAAGCTTTCCGTGGGCAGCGATCATGTTGACCAACAaaattatattgtaccttcctatttccttagcactgtgctctgcacatagtaagcattcagtaaataccattgatggattgattgggaggtTCACAGCTGTGGCTACCCTAGGGTCACCTTACCACTGGATAAGTCATCCATTACTGCCAGCCTATTGGCTACTGGGACAAGGTGTCCCGTTGGATCTGCAGGGGTAAAGTGATCGCCCCATCCCAGAGTGACCTGGGCTGggtgtggaggggcaggggatgatACCTAtccctcagaagcagcatggcatagtggatagagcaccggcctgggagtcagaaggtcaggggttctaattcgggctctgccaattgtctgttgtctgaccctgggcaagtcacttcgcttctctgtgcctcaggtacttcatctgtaaaatggggattgagactgtgaaccccacatgggacagggagtatgtccaacttgattcgcttgtatccctcgca belongs to Tachyglossus aculeatus isolate mTacAcu1 chromosome 14, mTacAcu1.pri, whole genome shotgun sequence and includes:
- the E2F7 gene encoding transcription factor E2F7; its protein translation is MPGADPAAAQMEVNCLTLQDLIGPWQSRLDFQAEDGESAQKENIYVERTRTVPKTPMKSEPIDLSKQRNCTPERNPITPVKLVDRSQAEPWTPTANLKMLISAASPDMRDREKKKELFRPIENKNAAFSESQQLDIEGDGTADEFEKQRPSRKQKSLGLLCQKFLARYPSYPLSTEKTTISLDEVATSLGVERRRIYDIVNVLESLHLVSRVAKNQYGWHGRHSLRRTLKGLRRLGKEQKYEEQMALLQQKELVLVDYKFGEQKKEVFADAQDSTLLEFSDAYCSSCSANSRKDKSLRIMSQKFVMLFLVSKTKIVTLDVAAKILIEESQDAADHSKFKTKVRRLYDIANVLTSLTLIKKVHVTEERGRKPAFKWIGPVDLGTDDDDQLLDLPTSALPKLKSELCPQDLTCAKQRLARHSSFNAVQASEGIKRKASSEPSSPHREEKRGSEEFCSKIANFSAACRQKIKQCPESESSVTEKLTPRNMDPIPLFPILPLDSELCLNSLPHQVFSVAQSDLPQVSLSNSLNGHIAVLPSSAASGLETAKPALLNNQPFVYVPSASLFMLYGSLPESLSPLTAGAERGGRYSDPETEATDPPPTSPTSPPIRSCRACVSLEANEPATKRQTDELEDGPLSLVLPKKPPPKKLGSTYSVPLENACLGLESSPTDEISEKAAVTYSDIHEPGNPSRSIEDHGNSTEEQGNLHLKNPSLPQYLFVQSAVGLNGLNFLLSTNQTPATVGPSMSQLTSLNVPCMVVPSTALAPFPVIYSPAITSALPSAGGLPNPGSLNFGMPGLAPTAHVLIGNTAVVNPKAAQLPPAEPQPRAQSPVHLSPVLTRSRNPVKPDSPICLGQPVTIVKFPQSPAPLTPESVRPRQHEAFFKTPGSLGSPATAWRKTEGSQIRNTSSAQRRLEISSGATD